The Methanomassiliicoccales archaeon genomic interval TTATATCATGACGGACAGCGGAATTGCACAGATAACTGCTATTGGAGAAGAAAACGTTACTCTGGATTTTAACCACCCGTTAGCTGGAAAGACTCTTGTTTTTGAAGTTGAGATAGTTGATGTAAAAAAAGAAACCTCAGATGAACCCGAGGCCTGATATTTGAACTCTAGTAGCCACAATAAATACCAAAAGACCCATTATGGCAAGCATTGCACTATACTTGAACCCTGCAGAAAATTTTCCTTCTCTTATTATTCCAATCCCCAACCCAGAGACTATCGCTTGGACCCCTACAAATGCCAGAAGAATGTTATAAATTGCATCCATAGGCAAGTTTAAGCCAATTTCTGGGGTGTTCATGCTTCCCATAAGTTGAGAGACTATACCAAGGATACCTGGGCCAAGAAATCCACTCGCGATTATAAAGAACATCGCTTGCATTCCTGTCGAGGCCCTTCTTTCTTTTCTTATCCTTAAAATCTCACGAACATCGTTAGCAACAGCTACCAATACATCTGCCATCGGTGCACCTCTTTCATAAGCTTCTAAGATTATCATGGTGGACCTGTATATAACAATTGACCTCCTATTTCTTAATGCAAAAGCCTTTAAAGCTTCATACGTGGATCTACCTCTTTTTATCTCATTGACTGTCCGTTTAAATTCGTCCGTTAGAGCTCCAAATCTAGCAGTCGAGGCTTCTTCTAAGGCTTCTGAAAATGAAACTCCCGCTCTAAGAGAACTTGCCAAATAGAAAAAGGCATCTGGAATGTTATTTTCCATGCCTTCAGTTTTTTTAGTCACTTTCCAATAAGGATATATCCATCCTATACCTAAGAACATAGCAAAAAATGCAGGAAGAGTATAAAGTTTTACTGGAGAAATCAAGAAAACAACCACTGCAACCAAAACTCCTAATAAAATAGATACTAAGAGAAATTCCAAGGCTAAAAATGAAATCCCCGCAGAATACAAGAACAATTCATACC includes:
- a CDS encoding type II secretion system F family protein; protein product: MAEIRFLHPLAEVLGKVIPKKWTRRYELFLYSAGISFLALEFLLVSILLGVLVAVVVFLISPVKLYTLPAFFAMFLGIGWIYPYWKVTKKTEGMENNIPDAFFYLASSLRAGVSFSEALEEASTARFGALTDEFKRTVNEIKRGRSTYEALKAFALRNRRSIVIYRSTMIILEAYERGAPMADVLVAVANDVREILRIRKERRASTGMQAMFFIIASGFLGPGILGIVSQLMGSMNTPEIGLNLPMDAIYNILLAFVGVQAIVSGLGIGIIREGKFSAGFKYSAMLAIMGLLVFIVATRVQISGLGFI